In one Candidatus Neomarinimicrobiota bacterium genomic region, the following are encoded:
- the nuoF gene encoding NADH-quinone oxidoreductase subunit NuoF, whose product MSEYQPILIKHAGQPGSSTLEYYLTHEGYRAARKAVLDMSKDEIIQVVKDSNLQGRGGAGFPAGVKWGFVPRDSKWPKYLICNADESEPGTFKDRLLITHNPHQMIEGMIIACKAIDCHLAFIYIRGEFIKEAALLETALEECSMSGLLGKGIFGSKYDLDILVHRGAGAYICGEEMGLIESLEGKRGWPRIKPPFPAIEGYLRCPTVVNNVETLSNLPHIINNGAEWFRNIGASPDSPGPKLYCLSGHVKKPGVYEAPMGTRLRKLIFGQAGGTPEGRRLKAVIPGGSSAPVLTADEIEDLKMDFPSVKAAGSMLGSAGIIVMDETTDMVQACYNLARFYAHESCGQCTPCREGTAWLTKILSRFTQGRGRREDIDLMLEISDNIGGLVDFSKVSFGKTICPFGEAVAWPMRSFLEKFRDEFEAYLPKEAAA is encoded by the coding sequence GTGAGTGAGTACCAGCCCATCCTGATCAAGCATGCCGGCCAGCCCGGTTCATCTACCCTCGAATATTATTTAACCCACGAAGGCTACAGGGCAGCTCGCAAGGCAGTCCTGGATATGAGTAAGGATGAGATTATCCAGGTTGTGAAGGATTCGAACCTTCAGGGTCGCGGTGGTGCCGGCTTTCCAGCAGGCGTGAAATGGGGCTTTGTGCCCAGGGACTCCAAGTGGCCTAAGTATTTAATTTGCAATGCCGATGAAAGTGAGCCGGGAACCTTCAAGGACCGGCTGCTGATTACCCATAACCCGCACCAGATGATCGAGGGAATGATCATCGCATGTAAGGCGATTGACTGTCACTTGGCCTTCATTTATATCCGCGGCGAGTTTATCAAAGAAGCTGCGCTGTTGGAAACGGCCCTGGAAGAGTGCAGTATGAGCGGGCTATTGGGTAAAGGCATTTTTGGCAGTAAGTACGACCTTGACATTCTCGTACACAGGGGTGCTGGAGCTTACATCTGCGGGGAGGAGATGGGTCTCATCGAGTCGCTGGAGGGCAAGCGCGGTTGGCCCCGGATCAAACCGCCCTTCCCGGCCATTGAAGGCTATCTGCGCTGCCCCACGGTGGTCAATAACGTGGAGACCTTGTCTAACCTGCCCCATATCATCAACAACGGGGCTGAATGGTTTCGCAACATCGGCGCCAGTCCAGACAGCCCGGGTCCCAAGCTCTATTGCTTGAGTGGTCACGTGAAGAAGCCGGGAGTCTACGAGGCACCCATGGGCACCAGGCTCAGGAAACTTATCTTCGGCCAAGCCGGTGGCACCCCGGAGGGCAGACGGCTGAAAGCTGTCATTCCTGGTGGTAGTTCTGCTCCGGTCCTTACCGCAGATGAGATTGAGGATCTGAAGATGGATTTCCCATCAGTGAAGGCGGCCGGGAGCATGTTGGGCTCGGCGGGGATCATTGTGATGGATGAAACCACCGACATGGTGCAGGCCTGCTACAACCTCGCCCGCTTTTATGCTCATGAGTCATGCGGCCAGTGCACCCCCTGCCGGGAGGGCACCGCCTGGCTGACCAAGATCCTTTCCCGATTCACCCAGGGTCGTGGAAGACGAGAAGATATCGACCTGATGCTGGAGATTTCCGACAATATCGGCGGGCTCGTGGACTTCTCTAAGGTTAGTTTCGGTAAAACCATTTGCCCCTTCGGGGAAGCGGTAGCCTGGCCGATGAGGTCTTTCCTGGAAAAATTTAGGGATGAGTTCGAAGCCTATTTACCGAAAGAGGCGGCAGCCTGA
- a CDS encoding 2Fe-2S iron-sulfur cluster-binding protein, with the protein MPLLKIDEHELEVPDGTMVLDAALRAGIEIPHYCYHPALSVVGSCRMCMVEVEGMPKLQTACSTPVRELPPERKFDGKFDMVVRTAT; encoded by the coding sequence ATGCCCCTGCTTAAAATAGACGAACACGAGCTGGAAGTTCCCGATGGCACCATGGTGCTCGATGCCGCCCTGAGGGCCGGCATCGAGATTCCCCACTACTGCTACCATCCAGCCCTCTCGGTTGTGGGCAGCTGCCGCATGTGCATGGTGGAGGTGGAGGGGATGCCCAAGCTGCAGACCGCCTGTTCCACACCGGTACGGGAGCTGCCGCCGGAAAGAAAGTTTGACGGCAAGTTTGACATGGTAGTGCGCACAGCCACCGA